In the Acropora muricata isolate sample 2 chromosome 1, ASM3666990v1, whole genome shotgun sequence genome, one interval contains:
- the LOC136929655 gene encoding uncharacterized protein — protein sequence MYILINVSFCSESDTENIKNDQEQDYQTIMNILLQNPEELDLKHKPSAIRDDNMFTLDRRTVSIESAKAHDNGACISKGKAKKTYWYSEDGAGTAHKNENGVWYVNERWHKGYKHKYVPEHEVYEMSRQYHSSKHNPTFTRTIITIRCVTKQEMNPFYMVIYKWSSAKKGPFIVPRHGNACKPQASQYYRKDPSLCHEVDKQLASGLSTDQVYNNLPKARAETVSETISSPKFVDNRKFALKTEHNNVERKDTRSSETEQLISSLHTNPLVSSVVFTKEEYVPVNYTQYMLEDLHRFCVIGNSELQVDTTFELVDNLWLTDTSFSNEALLNINNEHPQFPGPSFFHFHKKRECYRRFAGELVIQKPELSGIKKVGTDLDKALSNGITDIFKDAEKLWCTHHMQERDLQKLKTLVCNPKTQSKILADIYGCQNEVLWQDGLADADDEDDYDAKLESFKAVWDDLVPGFHAWFDKNRSKLFKDCLIVSARQALGIEGRFTTNGLELKHKLQKKKMREEDIPKEVSAVTKVLNAWVNEYHIEEERALTGLGKFRLAPGYERFLVDPVRWNRWGPERQKQHVKAFRAFTPLSSDKYKKPTSAGLKCTPTHKRRRTVLPEPQLFTNRAEPSTSQLSCEVLLFHY from the coding sequence ATGTACATATTGATAAACGTTTCTTTCTGTAGTGAAAGTGACACAGAAAACATCAAGAATGATCAGGAGCAAGACTACCAGACAATCATGAATATACTACTCCAAAATCCGGAGGAACTAGACTTGAAACATAAACCCAGTGCAATAAGAGATGATAATATGTTCACCTTGGACAGGCGAACTGTCAGTATTGAGTCTGCCAAAGCTCATGATAATGGTGCCTGTATATCAAAAGGAAAGGCCAAAAAAACCTACTGGTACAGTGAGGATGGAGCAGGTACAGCACATAAGAATGAGAATGGAGTGTGGTATGTGAATGAGAGATGGCATAAAGGCTATAAACACAAATATGTTCCAGAGCATGAGGTGTATGAAATGTCCAGACAGTATCACAGCAGCAAACATAACCCAACATTCACAAGAACAATTATTACCATCAGATGCGTgacaaaacaagaaatgaaTCCCTTCTATATGGTCATTTATAAATGGTCGAGTGCAAAGAAAGGTCCTTTTATTGTCCCGCGTCATGGAAATGCTTGTAAGCCACAAGCCAGCCAGTATTACCGGAAAGATCCTTCGCTTTGCCATGAAGTGGATAAACAACTTGCATCTGGTTTATCAACTGATCAGGTCTACAATAATTTGCCGAAAGCAAGAGCAGAAACTGTAAGTGAGACTATTTCTTCACCAAAGTTTGTTGACAATCGCAAGTTTGCTTTGAAAACTGAACACAACAATGTAGAGCGGAAAGACACAAGAAGCAGTGAAACAGAACAGTTAATATCATCACTGCATACCAATCCCCTTGTGAGCTCTGTTGTATTTACCAAAGAGGAATATGTACCAGTTAATTATACTCAGTATATGCTCGAAGATCTTCATCGTTTCTGTGTCATTGGAAACTCAGAGTTACAAGTTGATACTACTTTTGAACTTGTTGATAATCTCTGGTTAACAGATACGTCCTTTTCCAATGAAGCTCTGCTAAATATCAATAACGAACACCCACAGTTCCCAGGTCCGAGTTTTTTCCACTTCCACAAGAAACGGGAGTGCTATAGAAGATTTGCTGGTGAACTTGTCATACAAAAACCAGAACTTTCGGGAATAAAGAAGGTCGGAACAGATCTGGACAAAGCTCTTTCTAATGGAATTACTGACATCTTTAAAGATGCTGAGAAACTTTGGTGCACACACCACATGCAGGAACGTGATCTTCAGAAGCTAAAAACACTTGTCTGTAATCCAAAGACACAATCAAAGATTCTAGCTGATATATATGGATGTCAAAACGAAGTTCTTTGGCAAGATGGATTGGCAGATGCAGATGATGAAGATGACTATGATGCAAAGCTAGAAAGTTTCAAAGCTGTGTGGGATGACTTAGTTCCTGGATTTCATGCTTGGTTTGACAAAAACCGATCAAAGTTGTTTAAAGACTGCTTAATTGTTTCTGCAAGGCAGGCACTTGGTATCGAAGGTAGATTTACTACAAATGGTCTTGAGCTGAAGCACAAACTCCAGAAAAAGAAGATGAGGGAAGAAGATATCCCTAAAGAGGTCAGTGCAGTCACAAAGGTCCTTAATGCATGGGTAAACGAGTACCACATTGAAGAGGAAAGGGCATTGACGGGACTTGGCAAGTTCCGCCTTGCTCCTGGCTATGAAAGATTTCTTGTGGACCCTGTCAGATGGAACAGATGGGGCCCTGAGCGACAGAAACAGCACGTCAAAGCATTCCGAGCATTCACACCTTTGTCTTCTGATAAATATAAGAAGCCAACTTCAGCTGGTCTCAAGTGCACCCCAACCCACAAGAGGCGAAGAACGGTTCTCCCAGAACCACAGCTTTTCACTAACCGAGCAGAACCCTCTACATCACAGCTTTCCTGTGAAGTATTGCTGTTTCATTATTGA
- the LOC136911928 gene encoding protein FAM133-like, with amino-acid sequence MTPSLSTDQPSQNLEKWEDKHVRLLIECYLKYKDQLGKPQQTKKKVFEKIAEEFNRTSDVVVSGDQCFRKWKKLESKQKEIKDNNSRTGREKKTWKFHKEMEDCLGVDNASVKPVFTFATSGGYSSSSSSRPSTPSHVNSESDSDGDETEDGCSSQKDPQKKQRKKKRKSGSSASEMIEFLKDYSEKREKVEEEKVNILKAMHKEKKHFFSQFFTYLKDSKK; translated from the coding sequence ATGACCCCTTCCTTGAGCACTGATCAGCCGAGTCAAAACCTGGAGAAGTGGGAAGATAAACACGTGCGTTTATTGATCGAGTGTTATTTGAAGTATAAAGACCAGCTGGGAAAGCCACAgcagacaaagaaaaaagtgtttgagAAAATTGCAGAAGAATTCAATCGTACTTCGGATGTTGTTGTTAGCGGTGATCAGTGCTTtcgaaaatggaaaaaattggAATCGAAGCAAAAGGAAATTAAGGATAATAACAGCCGAACTGGAAGAGAGAAGAAAACTTGGAAATTCCACAAAGAGATGGAGGACTGTCTTGGGGTGGATAATGCCAGTGTAAAGCCGGTGTTCACATTTGCAACGTCTGGTggttattcttcttcttcatcttcaagACCATCTACTCCATCCCATGTTAATTCAGAAAGTGATAGTGATGGCGACGAAACAGAAGATGGTTGCAGTTCCCAAAAGGATCCCCAGAAGAAACAGcgtaagaaaaaaaggaagtcAGGATCATCAGCATCTGAAATGATTGAGTTTTTGAAAGATTACTCTGAGAAACGGGAGAAAGTTGAAGAGGAGAAGGTGAACATTTTAAAAGCAATGCACAAGGAAAAAAAGCACTTCTTCAGTCAATTTTTCACTTACCTTAAAGATTCCAAAAAGTAG